In one Myxococcus xanthus genomic region, the following are encoded:
- the purL gene encoding phosphoribosylformylglycinamidine synthase: protein MSSMHTLRGAPALSDFRLAKLLAQCRERVPSVSSIYAEFVHLIDAPAPLSEADLATLGRLLDYGPRVATGARIGSLLLVLPRPGTISPWSSKATDIVHNCGLGERVRRMERGTAFFIAGPDGQALQDAELERLKPVLHDRMTQAVVGRLEDAAILFAGHTPRPFTTVDVLGGGRAALVTANRELGLALADDEMDYLVARFTELKRNPTDVELMMFAQANSEHCRHKIFNASWTIDGKPQERSLFQAIKNTYVQHKEGVLGAYKDNAAVIEGFEVDRFFPSPESGEWGSVREPAHIMIKVETHNHPTAISPYPGAATGAGGEIRDEGATGRGARPKAGLTGFSVSHLRIPGFEQPWEQPYGKPDRIVSALDIMVDGPLGGAAFNNEFGRPNLTGYFRSYEVQVPTPGGVEVRGYHKPIMIAGGLGNIRASHVQKGRLQPGDKLIVLGGPAMLIGLGGGAASSMAQGASAADLDFASVQRDNAEMERRCQEVIDSCWALGDKNPIRSIHDVGAGGLSNAVPELAHDNDLGGRLELRAVPNAEPGMSPVEIWCNEAQERYVLGVAPEDLARFAALCERERAPFSVLGDATAEQTLKLGDTQFGNAPIDLPMDVLFGKPPRMHRDVTSRPVSFAPLTLDGSLALLAERVLSHPTVADKSFLITIGDRTVSGLSSRDQMVGPWQVPVADCAVTLSTVTSTTGEAMAMGERTPLALIDAAASARMAVGEALTNIAAARIGKLSDVKLSANWMAAAGSPGEDASLYAAVHAVGMELCPALGLTIPVGKDSMSMRTVWEEGGARKAVTSPVSLIISAFAPVLDVRKSLTPQLVDVADDTRLLFIDLARGKQRLGGSVVAHVHGQVGPESPDVEDPALLRGFFAAVQALSESGSLLAYHDRSDGGLWATLCEMAFAGRCGLDVDLAPLGGDVTAALFNEELGAVVQVRASDVARVREVLAQHGLSRDVHELGRPVTALQVRVRHGGDTLMAEDTLALRRTWSRVSYEMQKLRDNPICADQESAARSDASDPGLSPKLTFDPAQDVAAPFIAKGARPRVAVLREQGVNSQQEMAAAFTRAGFAAVDVHMSDILSGRVSLEGFKGVLACGGFSYGDVLGAGGGWAKSILFNPRARDAFAAFFARPDSFGLGVCNGCQMMSQLKDIIPGAEHFPRFVRNASEQYEARLSLVEVSKTPSLFYQGMEGSRMLIVTSHGEGRAEFPSVEDAARVNGLGLVTTRWVDNHGRVAESYPANPNGSPHGIAGLTTRDGRFTITMPHPERVHRSVQHSWRPREWGDDGPWMRMFRNARVWLG from the coding sequence ATGTCCAGCATGCACACTCTGCGTGGGGCTCCGGCCCTTTCTGACTTCAGGCTCGCCAAGCTCCTGGCCCAGTGCCGTGAGCGGGTGCCCTCCGTCTCATCCATCTATGCGGAGTTCGTGCACCTCATCGACGCTCCGGCGCCCCTCTCCGAGGCGGACCTGGCCACCCTGGGCCGCCTGCTCGACTACGGGCCCCGCGTGGCCACGGGCGCGCGCATCGGCAGCCTGCTGCTCGTGCTGCCTCGGCCGGGCACCATCTCCCCCTGGTCCTCCAAGGCCACGGACATTGTCCACAACTGCGGCCTGGGCGAACGGGTGCGGCGCATGGAGCGCGGCACCGCCTTCTTCATCGCGGGCCCCGACGGGCAGGCGTTGCAGGATGCGGAGCTGGAGCGCCTGAAGCCGGTGCTGCATGACCGGATGACGCAGGCGGTGGTGGGGCGTCTCGAAGACGCGGCCATCCTGTTCGCCGGGCACACGCCCCGGCCCTTCACGACGGTGGACGTGCTGGGCGGAGGCCGCGCGGCATTGGTGACCGCCAACCGCGAGCTGGGCCTGGCCCTGGCCGACGATGAGATGGACTACCTGGTGGCGCGCTTCACCGAGCTGAAGCGCAACCCCACCGACGTCGAGCTGATGATGTTCGCGCAGGCCAACAGCGAGCACTGCCGGCACAAGATCTTCAACGCGAGTTGGACCATCGACGGCAAGCCGCAGGAGCGTTCGCTCTTCCAAGCCATCAAGAACACCTACGTCCAGCACAAGGAAGGCGTGCTCGGCGCGTACAAGGACAACGCGGCCGTCATCGAAGGCTTCGAGGTGGACCGCTTCTTCCCGTCCCCCGAATCCGGTGAGTGGGGCTCCGTGCGCGAGCCGGCCCACATCATGATCAAGGTGGAGACGCACAACCACCCGACGGCCATCTCCCCGTACCCGGGCGCCGCCACCGGCGCGGGCGGCGAGATTCGCGATGAAGGAGCCACCGGCCGTGGCGCCCGGCCCAAGGCCGGCCTCACCGGCTTCAGCGTGAGCCACCTGCGCATCCCGGGCTTCGAGCAGCCCTGGGAGCAGCCCTACGGCAAGCCGGACCGCATCGTCTCCGCGCTGGACATCATGGTGGACGGCCCCCTGGGCGGCGCGGCCTTCAACAACGAGTTCGGCCGGCCGAACCTCACGGGCTATTTCCGCAGCTACGAGGTGCAGGTCCCCACGCCCGGTGGCGTGGAGGTGCGCGGCTACCACAAACCCATCATGATTGCCGGTGGCCTGGGCAACATCCGCGCGTCGCACGTGCAGAAGGGACGCCTGCAGCCGGGCGACAAGCTCATCGTCCTGGGTGGGCCCGCGATGCTCATCGGCCTGGGCGGTGGCGCGGCGTCCTCCATGGCGCAGGGCGCGAGCGCGGCGGACCTCGACTTCGCCTCCGTGCAGCGGGACAACGCGGAGATGGAGCGTCGCTGTCAGGAGGTCATCGACAGCTGCTGGGCGCTGGGCGACAAGAACCCCATCCGCTCCATCCACGACGTGGGCGCCGGCGGTCTGTCCAACGCGGTGCCGGAGCTGGCCCACGACAACGACCTGGGCGGGCGCCTGGAGCTGCGCGCGGTGCCCAACGCAGAGCCGGGCATGTCGCCAGTGGAGATCTGGTGCAACGAGGCACAGGAGCGCTACGTGCTGGGCGTGGCGCCAGAGGACCTGGCCCGCTTCGCCGCGCTGTGCGAGCGGGAGCGTGCGCCCTTCTCCGTGCTGGGTGACGCCACCGCCGAGCAGACCCTGAAGCTGGGGGACACGCAGTTCGGCAACGCGCCCATCGACCTGCCCATGGACGTGCTGTTCGGCAAGCCGCCGCGCATGCACCGTGACGTGACGTCGCGCCCGGTGTCGTTCGCGCCGCTGACGCTGGATGGCTCGCTGGCGCTGCTGGCGGAGCGCGTACTGAGTCACCCCACGGTGGCGGACAAGAGCTTCCTCATCACCATTGGCGACCGCACCGTGTCCGGGCTCAGCAGCCGGGACCAGATGGTGGGCCCCTGGCAGGTGCCGGTGGCGGACTGCGCGGTGACGCTGTCCACCGTGACGAGCACCACGGGCGAGGCCATGGCCATGGGCGAGCGCACGCCGCTGGCCCTCATCGACGCGGCGGCCTCGGCGCGCATGGCGGTGGGCGAGGCGCTCACCAACATCGCCGCGGCCCGCATCGGCAAGCTGTCCGACGTGAAGCTGTCCGCCAACTGGATGGCCGCGGCGGGCAGCCCGGGCGAGGACGCCAGCCTCTACGCCGCCGTCCACGCGGTGGGCATGGAGCTATGCCCCGCGCTGGGCCTCACCATCCCCGTGGGCAAGGACTCCATGTCCATGCGCACCGTCTGGGAGGAAGGCGGTGCCCGCAAGGCCGTGACGTCGCCGGTGTCGCTCATCATCTCCGCGTTCGCGCCGGTGCTGGACGTGCGCAAGTCCCTGACGCCGCAGTTGGTGGACGTGGCGGACGACACGCGGCTGCTCTTCATCGACCTGGCGCGCGGGAAGCAGCGGCTGGGTGGCTCCGTGGTGGCGCACGTCCACGGGCAGGTGGGGCCGGAGAGCCCGGACGTGGAGGACCCCGCGCTGCTGCGTGGCTTCTTCGCCGCGGTGCAGGCGCTCAGCGAAAGCGGCTCGCTGTTGGCGTACCACGACCGCTCCGACGGTGGTCTGTGGGCCACGCTGTGCGAGATGGCCTTCGCGGGTCGCTGCGGACTGGATGTGGACCTGGCGCCGCTGGGCGGTGACGTGACGGCGGCCCTCTTCAACGAGGAGCTGGGCGCGGTGGTGCAGGTGCGCGCCTCGGATGTGGCGCGGGTGCGCGAGGTGCTGGCGCAGCACGGCCTGTCACGGGATGTCCACGAGCTGGGCCGCCCGGTGACGGCGCTTCAGGTGCGGGTGCGCCACGGCGGTGACACGTTGATGGCGGAGGACACGTTGGCCTTGCGCCGCACGTGGTCCCGCGTCAGCTACGAGATGCAGAAGCTGCGCGACAATCCCATCTGTGCGGACCAGGAGTCCGCCGCGAGGAGTGACGCGTCGGACCCGGGTCTGTCGCCGAAGCTGACGTTCGACCCGGCCCAGGACGTGGCCGCGCCCTTCATCGCGAAGGGGGCTCGTCCTCGGGTGGCCGTGCTGCGCGAGCAGGGCGTCAACAGCCAGCAGGAGATGGCCGCGGCCTTCACGCGGGCGGGCTTCGCCGCGGTGGATGTCCACATGAGTGACATCCTGTCGGGGAGGGTGTCGCTCGAAGGCTTCAAGGGCGTGCTGGCGTGCGGCGGCTTCTCCTACGGCGACGTGCTCGGCGCGGGCGGCGGGTGGGCGAAGTCCATCCTCTTCAACCCTCGCGCGCGGGACGCCTTCGCTGCCTTCTTCGCGCGGCCGGACAGCTTCGGCCTGGGCGTGTGCAACGGCTGCCAGATGATGTCGCAGCTCAAGGACATCATCCCGGGCGCGGAGCACTTCCCCCGCTTCGTGCGCAACGCCTCCGAGCAGTACGAGGCGCGCCTGTCGCTGGTGGAGGTGTCGAAGACGCCGTCGCTCTTCTACCAGGGCATGGAAGGCAGCCGGATGCTCATCGTCACCTCACACGGGGAGGGCCGCGCGGAGTTCCCCAGTGTGGAGGACGCCGCCCGCGTCAACGGGCTGGGGCTGGTGACGACGCGCTGGGTGGACAACCACGGACGCGTGGCGGAGTCGTATCCCGCCAACCCCAATGGCTCCCCCCACGGCATCGCCGGTCTGACGACGCGGGATGGGCGCTTCACCATCACCATGCCGCACCCGGAGCGCGTGCACCGCTCCGTGCAGCACTCGTGGCGGCCTCGCGAGTGGGGCGACGACGGCCCCTGGATGCGCATGTTCCGCAACGCCCGCGTCTGGCTGGGCTGA
- a CDS encoding metal-dependent hydrolase, whose amino-acid sequence MVSPHDPGRIRPRPHLQFPFDASFPRIWHRNGPGTTHLWNGLNMLFPQGERFFVRSVNHYMPQLADTPALHAQVKAFFAQEGKHAREHQDYIELLESQGYDIRRFMRRYESFLWGVIDAKFPPSLRLSITAALEHYTALMGENTLTLGVFADGHPAMRNLIEWHAAEEIEHKAVAFDVLRKVAPGYGLRVLGMVLGVLSLFALWFAATVTLLRQERGLGWTGLLRELWRAHRKDPVLFQVLGRGLRQYLRPSFHPLDNDNLELARAHLATLEAPPPEVPEREAA is encoded by the coding sequence ATGGTCTCCCCCCACGACCCCGGACGCATCCGGCCGCGACCGCACCTCCAGTTCCCCTTCGACGCGAGCTTCCCGCGCATCTGGCACCGCAACGGCCCTGGCACCACGCACCTGTGGAACGGGCTCAACATGCTCTTCCCCCAGGGCGAGCGGTTCTTCGTGCGCAGCGTCAACCACTACATGCCGCAACTGGCGGACACGCCCGCGCTGCACGCGCAGGTGAAGGCCTTCTTCGCGCAGGAAGGCAAGCACGCGCGCGAGCACCAGGACTACATCGAGCTGCTGGAGTCCCAGGGTTACGACATCCGCCGCTTCATGCGGCGGTACGAGTCATTCCTCTGGGGCGTCATCGACGCGAAGTTTCCGCCGTCGCTGCGGCTGTCCATCACCGCCGCGCTGGAGCACTACACGGCGCTGATGGGCGAGAACACGCTGACGCTGGGCGTGTTCGCGGACGGCCACCCGGCGATGCGCAACCTCATCGAGTGGCACGCCGCCGAGGAGATTGAGCACAAGGCGGTGGCCTTCGACGTGCTGCGGAAGGTGGCACCGGGCTATGGGCTGCGCGTGCTGGGCATGGTGCTGGGCGTGTTGTCGCTCTTCGCCCTGTGGTTCGCCGCCACGGTGACGCTGCTGCGCCAGGAGCGTGGGCTGGGGTGGACGGGGCTGCTGCGCGAGCTGTGGCGCGCTCACCGGAAGGACCCGGTGCTGTTCCAGGTGCTGGGGAGGGGCTTGCGGCAGTACCTGCGCCCCTCCTTCCACCCGCTGGACAATGACAACCTGGAGTTGGCCAGGGCCCACCTGGCGACACTGGAGGCGCCGCCTCCGGAGGTCCCGGAACGCGAAGCGGCATAG
- a CDS encoding DUF2383 domain-containing protein, producing the protein MASTNKDVETLNSFLRGEISAVETYRKAIGHVSDGLARDALEYCQHDHEHRIEEIRERILKMGGEPVESSGMWGTFAKLVQGGADVLGEKAAIQALEEGEDHGLADYQRDADQVHGENRRFVRMELIPAQKRTHERLSRLKRTLH; encoded by the coding sequence ATGGCGAGCACCAACAAGGACGTCGAGACGCTCAACTCGTTCCTGCGCGGCGAAATCTCCGCCGTGGAGACCTATCGCAAGGCGATCGGGCACGTCTCGGACGGACTGGCCCGTGACGCGCTGGAGTATTGCCAGCACGACCACGAGCACCGGATCGAGGAGATTCGCGAGCGCATCCTGAAGATGGGTGGTGAGCCCGTGGAGAGCTCTGGCATGTGGGGCACCTTCGCCAAGCTGGTCCAAGGCGGTGCGGACGTCCTGGGCGAGAAGGCCGCCATCCAGGCGCTGGAGGAGGGCGAGGACCATGGCCTTGCCGACTACCAGCGCGACGCGGACCAGGTGCATGGCGAGAATCGACGCTTCGTGAGGATGGAGTTGATTCCCGCGCAGAAGCGGACGCATGAGCGGCTCAGTCGTCTGAAGCGCACCCTTCACTGA
- a CDS encoding phosphoadenylyl-sulfate reductase has protein sequence MSPPQPQASALLAEAAEVKDAPAQDLLAWTERRFGARAAIASSFGVEDMVLIDLARQHAPSLRLFTLDTGRLPPETYELMEVVRKRYGVTVETYFPERARVEALESTNGYFSFRQSLEARKACCAIRKVEPLSRALAGQQAWVTGLRREQSVTRTDVATLEVDSAHGLLKLNPLATWSSRDIWAYVRAKSVPYNALHDRGYPSIGCAPCTRAVKPYEDERAGRWWWESAENRECGLHPVR, from the coding sequence ATGTCGCCCCCGCAGCCCCAGGCCTCGGCCCTGCTCGCCGAAGCCGCTGAAGTGAAGGACGCCCCCGCGCAGGACCTCCTCGCCTGGACCGAGCGCCGCTTCGGTGCGCGCGCGGCCATCGCCTCCAGCTTCGGCGTGGAGGACATGGTCCTCATCGACCTGGCGCGCCAGCATGCGCCCAGCCTGCGCCTCTTCACGCTCGACACCGGACGCCTGCCCCCGGAGACGTACGAACTCATGGAGGTGGTGCGTAAGCGCTACGGCGTCACCGTGGAGACGTACTTCCCCGAGCGCGCGCGCGTGGAGGCGTTGGAGTCCACGAACGGCTACTTCTCCTTCCGCCAGAGCCTAGAGGCACGCAAGGCGTGCTGCGCCATCCGCAAGGTGGAGCCCCTGTCGCGCGCGCTCGCGGGTCAACAGGCGTGGGTGACGGGATTGCGCCGTGAGCAGTCCGTCACCCGCACCGACGTGGCGACGTTAGAGGTGGACAGCGCGCATGGGCTGCTCAAGCTCAACCCGCTGGCCACGTGGAGCAGCCGGGACATCTGGGCCTACGTCCGGGCGAAGAGCGTGCCCTACAACGCGCTCCATGACCGTGGCTACCCGTCCATCGGCTGTGCGCCCTGCACGCGCGCGGTGAAACCCTACGAGGACGAGCGCGCGGGCCGCTGGTGGTGGGAGTCCGCGGAGAACCGCGAGTGCGGCCTCCACCCGGTCCGATGA